One Streptomyces sp. CNQ-509 DNA window includes the following coding sequences:
- a CDS encoding MFS transporter — MSRTAGAPPAPEVPGQGLPRRAVLVSMGALLSGMLLAALDQTIVATALPTIVSDLGGLEHLSWVVTAYLLAATAGTPLWGKLGDQYGRKKLFQTAIVIFLVGSALCGIAQDMGQLIGFRALQGIGGGGLMSLAMAIVGDIVPPRERGRYQGLFGAVFGTTSVLGPLLGGIFTQHLSWRWVFYINLPIGLAALVVIAVVLHIPRRATRHRIDYLGTALIASFAICLVGVTSLGGTTWAWGSWEVVVAGLLAVSLLTAFIRVERRAAEPVIPPKLFAIRTFTLCSVIGFVVGFAMFGAMTYLPTFLQVVRGVSPTTSGVHMLPMVAGMLIASTGSGQLISRTGRWKVFPVLGTAVTTVGLLLLHRLHQGSNNWELSGYFFVFGFGLGLVMQVLVLAVQNAVSYGDLGVATSGATFFRSIGASFGVAVFGTVFTSRLRHKLEAELSGVSLPGGISMKTLESDPRSIVRLPASLRQEVVNAYSTSITDVFLYAAPVAFLAFLIALLLREDPLRGTVTVPDGSETVATNPVERSPHDEVCRALSALSTREGRRELYEDITRRAGLGLRPASSWLLLRVQRYECTEPVALAERTGLPLDVVLGAAQELEEQGLTRREGLPVLCTEEGTRAAKRLSAARQAALGEMLGDWWTPDRPTDLTELVEQLSAELCGSDHEAPPGEAVEKWRPDPDSPPKPPA, encoded by the coding sequence ATGTCCCGGACCGCCGGCGCCCCGCCCGCCCCCGAGGTCCCCGGGCAGGGCCTGCCCCGGCGGGCCGTCCTGGTGTCCATGGGCGCCCTGCTCTCCGGGATGCTCCTCGCGGCACTCGACCAGACCATCGTCGCCACCGCCCTGCCCACCATCGTCAGCGACCTCGGCGGGCTGGAGCACCTGTCCTGGGTGGTGACCGCCTATCTCCTCGCCGCCACCGCCGGCACCCCCCTCTGGGGCAAGCTGGGCGACCAGTACGGCCGGAAGAAGCTCTTCCAGACCGCCATCGTCATCTTCCTCGTCGGCTCCGCGCTCTGCGGCATCGCGCAGGACATGGGCCAGCTCATCGGCTTCCGCGCCCTCCAGGGCATCGGCGGCGGCGGGCTCATGTCGCTGGCCATGGCGATCGTCGGCGACATCGTGCCGCCGCGCGAACGCGGCCGCTACCAGGGTCTGTTCGGCGCCGTCTTCGGCACCACCAGTGTCCTCGGCCCGCTCCTCGGCGGCATCTTCACCCAGCACCTGAGCTGGCGCTGGGTCTTCTACATCAACCTGCCCATCGGCCTCGCCGCCCTCGTCGTCATCGCCGTCGTCCTGCACATTCCGCGCCGCGCCACCAGGCACCGCATCGACTACCTCGGCACCGCCCTCATCGCCTCGTTCGCCATCTGCCTCGTCGGCGTCACCTCCCTCGGCGGTACGACCTGGGCGTGGGGCTCCTGGGAGGTCGTCGTGGCCGGGCTGCTGGCGGTCTCGCTGCTCACCGCGTTCATCCGGGTCGAGCGGCGGGCGGCGGAGCCGGTCATCCCGCCGAAGCTCTTCGCCATCCGCACCTTCACGCTCTGCTCGGTCATCGGGTTCGTCGTCGGCTTCGCGATGTTCGGCGCCATGACGTACCTGCCGACGTTCCTCCAGGTCGTCCGCGGCGTCTCCCCGACCACCTCCGGCGTCCACATGCTGCCGATGGTCGCGGGCATGCTCATCGCCTCCACCGGCTCCGGGCAGCTCATCAGCCGCACCGGCCGCTGGAAGGTCTTCCCCGTCCTGGGCACCGCCGTCACCACCGTCGGTCTCCTCCTGCTCCACCGGCTGCACCAGGGCAGCAACAACTGGGAGCTGAGCGGCTACTTCTTCGTCTTCGGCTTCGGCCTCGGCCTCGTCATGCAGGTCCTCGTGCTCGCCGTGCAGAACGCCGTCTCCTACGGTGACCTCGGCGTCGCCACCTCCGGCGCCACCTTCTTCCGCTCCATCGGCGCGTCCTTCGGCGTCGCCGTCTTCGGCACCGTCTTCACCAGCCGGCTGCGGCACAAGCTGGAGGCGGAGCTGAGCGGCGTGTCCCTGCCCGGCGGGATCAGCATGAAGACGCTGGAGTCCGACCCCCGCTCGATCGTCCGGCTCCCCGCCTCCCTGCGGCAGGAAGTGGTGAACGCCTACTCCACCTCCATCACCGACGTCTTCCTCTACGCCGCCCCCGTCGCCTTCCTCGCCTTCCTCATCGCGCTCCTCCTGCGCGAGGACCCGCTGCGCGGCACCGTCACCGTCCCCGACGGCAGCGAGACCGTCGCCACCAACCCCGTCGAGCGCTCCCCCCACGACGAGGTGTGCCGCGCGCTCAGCGCGCTCAGCACCCGGGAGGGGCGGCGGGAGTTGTACGAGGACATCACCCGCCGCGCCGGCCTCGGCCTGCGGCCCGCGTCGAGCTGGCTGCTGCTGCGCGTCCAGCGGTACGAGTGCACCGAGCCGGTGGCGCTCGCCGAGCGCACCGGGCTGCCGCTCGACGTGGTCCTCGGCGCGGCACAGGAGTTGGAGGAGCAGGGCCTGACCCGCCGGGAGGGGCTGCCGGTGCTCTGTACGGAGGAGGGCACCCGGGCCGCGAAGCGGCTCTCGGCGGCGCGGCAGGCGGCGCTGGGCGAGATGCTCGGCGACTGGTGGACGCCCGACCGGCCCACGGACCTCACCGAACTGGTGGAGCAGTTGTCCGCCGAGCTGTGCGGCTCCGACCACGAGGCGCCGCCCGGCGAGGCCGTGGAGAAATGGCGGCCGGACCCGGACTCCCCGCCGAAACCCCCCGCTTGA
- a CDS encoding DedA family protein, with the protein MYAIVATSVLLDVFLPLLPSGALVIMAATAAAGTTTAADAVRNGATLPAADHLAELLALLLCAATASVLGDMLAFRLASRGREKFANSRLLVRAQERLGHHLSGRRGGGIVVLARFAPAGRSVVMLGAGAMHRQVREFLPWSVLAGLLWAAYGVTLGYFGSRWLGAGWLATGVSVLALFVGGLGAAYLVRRPRPQPAASD; encoded by the coding sequence ATGTACGCCATCGTCGCCACCTCCGTCCTCCTCGACGTCTTCCTGCCGCTGCTGCCCAGCGGCGCGCTCGTCATAATGGCCGCCACCGCCGCCGCCGGCACCACCACCGCGGCCGACGCCGTACGCAACGGCGCCACCCTGCCCGCCGCCGACCACCTCGCCGAGCTGCTGGCGCTCCTGCTCTGCGCCGCCACCGCCTCGGTCCTCGGCGACATGCTCGCCTTCCGGCTCGCCAGCAGGGGCCGCGAGAAGTTCGCCAACTCCCGCCTCCTGGTCCGCGCGCAGGAGCGCCTCGGCCACCACCTCAGCGGCCGGCGGGGCGGCGGGATCGTCGTCCTGGCCCGGTTCGCGCCCGCGGGGCGCAGCGTGGTGATGCTCGGCGCGGGCGCGATGCACCGGCAGGTGCGGGAGTTCCTGCCGTGGTCCGTGCTCGCCGGGCTGCTGTGGGCGGCGTACGGCGTGACGCTCGGGTACTTCGGCAGCCGCTGGCTGGGCGCCGGGTGGCTGGCGACGGGTGTGTCGGTGCTGGCGCTCTTCGTCGGCGGGCTCGGCGCGGCGTACCTGGTGCGCAGGCCGCGCCCGCAGCCGGCCGCCTCCGACTGA
- a CDS encoding pyridoxal-dependent decarboxylase, which translates to MHPALAADLDRFDRLLDAARARAVAALRGLADRPVAAPAPHAPGPYEPLPERGAGGVAALARFGERWEPGLSGSAGPRYLGFVTGGATPAAVAGDWLVGAYDQNVVAAGDSAATDLERETVGWLRELFGLGEAHAGAFVSGATMSNAAGLAVAREWLGERLGISVADAGAGALGEVAVLSGAAHSSVPKALSLLGLGRDALRAVPLLPGREAVDVDRLAAELAALDGRPAIVVANSGTVNTVDFDDLRAIAALRERYPFWLHVDAAFGAFAALSPEHAHLVAGLDAADSVCVDLHKWLNVPYDAAVQFTRRRDLQVRVFRNAAAYMAQPGDDPDFVHLTPENSRRLRALPAWLTLAAYGREGHREVVERNAALARRFGSGVAGGSGGGLRLLAPVRLNVVCFTLAAEPTRERVAALAAAVAASGEAVVTPTVYGGTHGLRAAFSNWRTGPEDADRAVTAVLTAARSV; encoded by the coding sequence GTGCACCCCGCCCTCGCCGCCGACCTCGACCGCTTCGACCGGCTCCTCGACGCCGCCCGCGCCCGCGCCGTCGCCGCCCTCCGCGGCCTCGCCGACCGCCCGGTCGCCGCCCCCGCGCCGCACGCCCCCGGCCCGTACGAGCCGCTGCCCGAGCGCGGCGCCGGGGGTGTGGCGGCGCTCGCGCGCTTCGGGGAGCGCTGGGAGCCGGGTCTTTCGGGCAGCGCGGGGCCGCGCTACCTCGGGTTCGTGACCGGCGGCGCGACGCCGGCGGCGGTGGCGGGCGACTGGCTGGTGGGTGCGTACGACCAGAACGTGGTCGCCGCGGGCGACTCCGCCGCGACGGACCTGGAGCGCGAGACAGTGGGCTGGCTGCGCGAGCTGTTCGGTCTGGGCGAGGCGCACGCCGGCGCGTTCGTGTCCGGGGCGACGATGTCGAACGCCGCGGGTCTGGCCGTCGCCCGGGAGTGGCTGGGCGAACGGCTCGGGATCTCGGTCGCGGACGCCGGGGCGGGGGCGCTGGGTGAGGTCGCGGTCCTGTCGGGCGCGGCGCACTCCAGCGTCCCCAAGGCGCTGTCCCTCCTCGGACTCGGCCGCGACGCGCTGCGCGCGGTGCCGCTGCTGCCGGGGCGCGAGGCCGTGGACGTGGACCGGCTGGCCGCCGAACTGGCTGCTCTGGACGGCAGGCCGGCGATCGTGGTGGCGAACAGCGGCACGGTGAACACCGTGGACTTCGACGACCTGCGCGCGATCGCCGCGCTGCGGGAGCGGTATCCGTTCTGGCTGCACGTGGACGCGGCGTTCGGCGCGTTCGCGGCGCTGTCGCCGGAGCACGCGCACCTGGTGGCGGGGCTGGACGCGGCGGACTCCGTCTGCGTGGACCTGCACAAGTGGCTGAACGTCCCGTACGACGCGGCGGTGCAGTTCACCCGCCGCCGGGACCTCCAGGTCCGCGTCTTCCGCAACGCCGCCGCATACATGGCACAGCCGGGCGACGACCCCGACTTCGTCCACCTCACCCCGGAGAACTCCCGCCGCCTGCGCGCCCTGCCGGCGTGGCTGACGCTGGCGGCGTACGGGCGCGAGGGCCACCGGGAGGTGGTGGAGCGCAACGCGGCGCTGGCGCGTCGCTTCGGCTCGGGGGTCGCGGGCGGCTCCGGGGGCGGGCTGCGGCTGCTGGCGCCGGTGCGGCTGAACGTCGTGTGCTTCACGCTCGCGGCGGAGCCGACACGGGAGCGGGTGGCGGCGCTGGCGGCGGCGGTGGCGGCGAGCGGGGAGGCGGTGGTCACGCCGACGGTGTACGGGGGGACGCACGGCCTGAGGGCGGCGTTCAGCAACTGGCGTACGGGACCGGAGGATGCGGACCGCGCGGTGACGGCGGTGCTCACCGCGGCCCGGAGCGTGTAG
- a CDS encoding MBL fold metallo-hydrolase — MKLTVLGGRGAWPTADAACSGYLVEHDGHRLLLDPGYAVMPQLLRHLRPGDVDAVVVTHGHPDHCADLNPLLRARALADRPWPALPVYAPAGALDAVLALDRPGMLRGSYELRAFDPATEPEFTSGPFRVQTRSLPHHVPNAGLRLTAAGRVLAYTGDTGPSPALAELAAAADLFLAEATYPEEVPEEDAPYLSSARQAGEHAARAGAERLLLTHLWPGGDEAAAIAAARRGFGGEAGVARPGTVVEFGAE; from the coding sequence ATGAAGCTCACCGTGCTCGGCGGCCGCGGCGCCTGGCCGACCGCGGACGCCGCCTGCAGCGGCTACCTCGTCGAGCACGACGGGCACCGGCTGCTGCTCGACCCCGGGTACGCGGTGATGCCGCAGCTCCTCCGGCACCTGCGGCCCGGTGACGTCGACGCCGTCGTCGTCACCCACGGGCACCCCGACCACTGCGCCGACCTCAACCCCCTCCTCCGCGCCCGCGCGCTCGCCGACCGGCCGTGGCCCGCGCTGCCGGTCTACGCCCCTGCCGGTGCGCTCGACGCGGTGCTGGCGCTGGACCGGCCGGGGATGCTGCGCGGCTCGTACGAGCTGCGCGCGTTCGACCCGGCGACGGAGCCGGAGTTCACCTCCGGCCCGTTCCGCGTCCAGACCCGCTCGCTTCCGCACCACGTCCCCAACGCCGGGCTGCGGCTGACGGCGGCGGGCCGGGTGCTCGCGTACACGGGTGACACCGGCCCGAGCCCGGCGCTCGCGGAACTCGCTGCCGCGGCTGACCTGTTCCTCGCGGAGGCCACGTACCCGGAGGAGGTGCCGGAGGAGGACGCGCCGTACCTGTCGAGCGCCCGCCAGGCCGGCGAACACGCGGCCCGCGCGGGCGCGGAGCGGCTGCTGCTCACGCACCTGTGGCCCGGCGGGGACGAGGCCGCGGCGATCGCCGCGGCGCGCCGGGGGTTCGGCGGGGAGGCGGGGGTGGCGCGGCCGGGGACGGTGGTGGAATTCGGGGCGGAGTGA
- a CDS encoding glycoside hydrolase family 25 protein, translating into MTIKGIDVSSHQSGNYSTRGMDFVFVKASEGRSYVNPKQGDQAAHGREAGLVLGFYHFLWPGNIKTQAQYFVDKAKEKPGDMLACDWEHTSEGTAASNKEKDAFIKEVKRLRPRHKVLLYCNRDFWLNRDTTSYAGDGLWIAQYNGKPGKPDIQASWRFHQYTSSPIDTNVGRFSSRSALRSWARERFDAKLTADGTEAGEPAGTAAGGGAEDRE; encoded by the coding sequence ATGACCATCAAGGGCATCGACGTCAGTTCACACCAGTCAGGCAACTACTCCACACGAGGCATGGACTTCGTCTTCGTCAAGGCGTCGGAAGGCCGCAGCTACGTCAACCCCAAGCAGGGCGACCAGGCCGCACACGGCCGCGAGGCGGGCCTGGTGCTGGGGTTCTACCACTTCCTCTGGCCGGGCAACATCAAGACACAGGCCCAGTACTTCGTCGACAAGGCGAAGGAGAAGCCGGGCGACATGCTCGCCTGCGACTGGGAGCACACGAGCGAGGGCACCGCGGCGAGCAACAAGGAGAAGGACGCCTTCATCAAGGAGGTGAAGCGGCTGCGCCCGCGCCACAAGGTGCTCCTCTACTGCAACCGCGACTTCTGGCTCAACCGCGACACCACCAGCTACGCCGGCGACGGCCTCTGGATCGCCCAGTACAACGGCAAGCCCGGCAAGCCGGACATCCAGGCGTCGTGGCGGTTCCACCAGTACACGTCGTCGCCGATCGACACGAACGTGGGCCGCTTCAGCTCGCGTTCGGCGCTGCGCTCGTGGGCGCGGGAGCGGTTCGACGCGAAGCTCACGGCGGACGGGACGGAGGCCGGCGAGCCGGCCGGGACCGCGGCCGGCGGAGGAGCCGAGGACCGGGAATGA
- a CDS encoding PP2C family protein-serine/threonine phosphatase — MGEDFVDRSVGFGERLLGLLLDRARLLPPQLIAPLIADEVARIGGRDVSILLQDYAQERLVPLPGKKLHVSEAQAISDSQAGQAFLRAAPVEAPQAGGGVRVYLPLQDGSDQVGVMALTLDAVGDDIRRLLRRLAGLVADMLVTKSAYTDQFFLARRREPMSVSAEIQWNLLPPLAMTVPQVSVAGVLEPAYRVAGDSFDYALNDNILHIAVIDAMGHGLDAATMATVAIGAYRHARRVFVSLAEKYAFMDAAISQQFGPDHFVTAQLMHVNIATGQMELVNAGHPAPLLIREGKVVRRLESATTLPVGFGGEEPKVREHTLQPGDRVLCYTDGIIEEHVEHEEQFGEERLIGCVNRLREERSQSLRADLRRLSHTLKKQRGGRTSDDATLFMIEWRGGAADNLAVPD, encoded by the coding sequence ATGGGCGAGGACTTCGTGGACCGATCGGTGGGTTTCGGCGAGCGGCTGCTGGGCCTGCTGCTGGACAGGGCGCGGCTGTTGCCGCCGCAGCTGATCGCCCCGCTGATTGCGGATGAGGTCGCCAGGATCGGTGGCCGTGACGTCTCCATCCTGCTCCAGGACTACGCGCAGGAGCGGTTGGTGCCGTTGCCGGGCAAGAAGCTGCACGTCAGCGAGGCTCAGGCGATCAGTGACTCCCAGGCCGGCCAGGCATTCCTGCGCGCGGCTCCCGTCGAGGCACCACAGGCCGGTGGCGGCGTCCGGGTGTATCTGCCCTTGCAGGACGGCAGCGATCAGGTGGGTGTGATGGCCCTGACCCTGGACGCCGTCGGCGACGACATCCGGCGCCTGCTGCGCCGACTCGCCGGCTTGGTGGCCGACATGCTGGTCACCAAGAGCGCCTACACCGACCAGTTCTTCCTGGCCCGGCGCAGGGAGCCGATGAGCGTGTCCGCGGAGATCCAGTGGAACCTGCTGCCGCCGCTGGCGATGACGGTGCCGCAGGTTTCGGTGGCGGGGGTACTGGAGCCCGCCTACCGCGTCGCCGGCGACAGCTTCGACTACGCCCTCAACGACAACATCCTGCACATCGCGGTGATCGACGCGATGGGCCACGGCCTGGACGCCGCCACCATGGCGACCGTGGCCATCGGCGCCTACCGCCATGCCCGGCGCGTGTTCGTCAGCCTCGCGGAGAAGTACGCGTTCATGGACGCCGCCATTTCCCAGCAGTTCGGGCCCGACCATTTCGTCACGGCGCAGCTCATGCACGTCAACATCGCCACCGGCCAGATGGAGCTGGTCAATGCCGGCCACCCCGCACCCTTGCTGATCCGCGAAGGCAAGGTTGTACGGCGACTGGAGAGCGCGACGACACTGCCCGTCGGCTTCGGCGGCGAGGAGCCCAAGGTCAGAGAGCACACGCTCCAGCCGGGCGACCGGGTCCTGTGCTACACCGACGGCATCATTGAGGAACACGTCGAACACGAGGAACAGTTCGGCGAGGAACGTCTCATCGGTTGCGTCAACCGCCTGCGGGAAGAGCGGTCACAGAGTCTGCGGGCAGATCTGCGCCGGCTCTCCCACACGCTGAAGAAGCAACGGGGCGGGCGCACCAGCGACGACGCCACACTTTTCATGATCGAGTGGCGCGGGGGCGCCGCCGACAACCTCGCGGTCCCTGACTGA
- a CDS encoding UbiA family prenyltransferase produces the protein MSETLQEGRAAPPGKRLSAFVSLAKLSFFDYYLSAFVVWTMLPPGTRDDLGTVWTLAVLTLGWVGVCAATVAFDDVTGFRDGSDQFNYDPGQGQLRSRKRKPLLDGRLTEREAVRFGYAALLTGLVWLGLAVLTSPHRPVWALLLTVFLVFISVQYSYGLRLSYRGGQELVLLLSTGLVVLIPYGLTHGELTGIVALEAYLFGLWSLLVSVYSNINDVEGDRAAGRRNLAIMLPAPVYRGVIALLSLSETAVIVLACALGAVPWWFGFFLAPLVAVRVVQMATGLVRHDPLKARKLGGQAHRLGVVLIIVANLFAV, from the coding sequence ATGAGCGAGACCCTGCAAGAAGGACGGGCGGCGCCGCCAGGGAAGAGGCTGAGCGCCTTCGTCAGTCTGGCGAAGCTGTCGTTCTTCGACTACTACCTGTCCGCGTTCGTGGTGTGGACGATGCTGCCACCCGGCACCCGGGACGACCTGGGCACCGTGTGGACGCTGGCCGTGCTCACCCTGGGCTGGGTGGGCGTGTGTGCGGCGACCGTCGCGTTCGACGACGTCACGGGCTTCCGGGACGGCAGCGACCAGTTCAACTACGACCCCGGGCAGGGGCAGTTGCGCAGCCGCAAGCGCAAGCCCCTCCTGGACGGGCGGCTGACCGAGCGGGAGGCCGTGCGGTTCGGCTACGCCGCGCTGCTCACCGGCCTCGTCTGGCTGGGGCTCGCGGTGCTGACCTCGCCGCACCGGCCGGTCTGGGCGCTGCTGCTCACCGTCTTCCTCGTCTTCATCAGCGTGCAGTACTCGTACGGCCTGCGGCTGAGCTACCGGGGCGGGCAGGAGCTGGTGCTGCTGCTGAGCACCGGTCTGGTGGTGCTGATCCCCTACGGCCTGACCCACGGGGAGCTGACCGGCATCGTGGCCCTGGAGGCGTACCTCTTCGGCCTCTGGAGCCTGCTGGTCTCGGTCTACTCCAACATCAACGACGTCGAGGGGGACCGGGCCGCGGGCCGCAGGAACCTCGCGATCATGCTCCCTGCCCCGGTGTACCGCGGGGTCATCGCCCTGCTGAGCCTCTCCGAGACCGCCGTCATCGTGCTCGCCTGCGCTCTCGGTGCGGTGCCGTGGTGGTTCGGGTTCTTCCTCGCCCCGCTGGTCGCGGTGCGCGTCGTCCAGATGGCGACCGGCCTGGTCCGGCACGACCCTCTGAAAGCCCGGAAGCTCGGCGGTCAGGCGCATCGGCTCGGTGTCGTCCTGATCATCGTCGCCAACCTGTTCGCCGTCTGA
- a CDS encoding class I adenylate-forming enzyme family protein, giving the protein MKKAPRPKNLGGLLESYAGAETPQWNLDRPFDIAPDGGREYDVSGLARLVADMSGRLREAGLRRGDRLAIVKENHHDVVLLAAAAARIGALPAMISTSIAPATLATMMERFDPRVFIASDSVLAAAAAADVTMTGEKTQVVAIEGDTSLAPGSLALADLAGADVPPMDLRADDEPMICTHTSGTTGVPKLVAHSANTLIGVLTKLETLPIPGLAVRKDDVFASCIAFVHGRAITWTYAQLARPPKKVVVLGGSEPRLVAETLKEHRPTVLETCPNLYQRWEPLTESDPEAFSRIRAYLNTFDAIHPSTVRKFMEASRRSRPVWGQVWGQSETGPVAMALYSRNKIRKNAGALNPVTSNVGRPVPFVTRIKLADPETRKPVARGEQGLVLVRTKGLCLTYLGEDERHREKKWDGWWNTGDIGVRSRTGLLRILDREVDVIPGTSGIELESILLERLKRSTEVIVLGNPGGLPVPVISLSGGSTLGKEEWSEATEGLPELAEPKIIDWDEFPRTGTWKVRRFDLRQQVLGSQATYGSGRWT; this is encoded by the coding sequence ATGAAGAAAGCACCACGTCCGAAGAACCTCGGCGGCCTGCTCGAGTCCTATGCCGGCGCAGAGACGCCGCAGTGGAACCTCGACCGTCCCTTCGACATCGCGCCCGACGGCGGCCGGGAGTACGACGTCTCGGGGCTGGCGCGGCTGGTGGCCGACATGTCGGGGCGGCTCCGGGAGGCGGGCCTGCGGCGCGGTGACCGGCTGGCCATCGTCAAGGAGAACCACCACGACGTCGTGCTGCTGGCGGCGGCCGCGGCCCGTATCGGCGCCCTGCCGGCGATGATCTCCACGTCCATCGCGCCCGCGACGCTCGCCACCATGATGGAGCGCTTCGACCCCCGGGTCTTCATCGCCTCGGACTCGGTGCTCGCCGCCGCCGCGGCCGCGGACGTGACGATGACCGGCGAGAAGACCCAGGTGGTCGCGATCGAGGGCGACACCTCGCTCGCGCCGGGATCCCTCGCCCTCGCGGATCTCGCCGGCGCCGACGTGCCCCCGATGGATCTGCGCGCCGACGACGAGCCCATGATCTGCACGCACACCTCCGGCACCACCGGCGTGCCCAAGCTCGTCGCGCACTCGGCCAACACCCTGATCGGCGTCCTCACCAAGCTGGAGACGCTGCCCATACCGGGCCTCGCGGTGCGTAAGGACGACGTGTTCGCGTCGTGCATCGCGTTCGTCCACGGGCGGGCCATCACCTGGACGTACGCCCAGCTCGCCCGGCCGCCCAAGAAGGTGGTCGTCCTCGGCGGCTCGGAACCGCGGCTCGTCGCCGAGACGCTGAAGGAGCACCGGCCCACGGTCCTGGAGACCTGCCCCAACCTCTACCAGCGCTGGGAGCCGCTCACCGAGAGCGACCCGGAGGCGTTCAGCCGGATCCGGGCCTACCTCAACACCTTCGACGCCATCCACCCCTCCACGGTGCGCAAGTTCATGGAGGCCAGCCGCCGCAGCCGGCCCGTGTGGGGGCAGGTGTGGGGCCAGAGTGAGACCGGTCCCGTGGCCATGGCGCTCTACTCGCGGAACAAGATCCGCAAGAACGCGGGCGCGCTGAACCCGGTGACCAGCAACGTGGGCAGGCCCGTTCCGTTCGTGACCCGGATCAAGCTGGCCGACCCGGAGACCCGCAAGCCGGTGGCCCGCGGGGAACAGGGGCTCGTCCTGGTGCGTACCAAGGGCCTGTGCCTCACCTACCTCGGCGAGGACGAGCGGCACCGGGAGAAGAAGTGGGACGGGTGGTGGAACACCGGCGACATCGGCGTGCGGTCGCGTACCGGGCTGCTGCGCATCCTCGACCGTGAGGTGGACGTCATCCCGGGGACGAGCGGCATCGAGCTGGAGAGCATCCTGCTGGAGCGGCTGAAGAGGTCCACCGAGGTGATCGTGCTCGGCAACCCCGGCGGCCTGCCGGTCCCGGTGATCAGCCTCTCCGGCGGCAGCACGCTCGGCAAGGAGGAGTGGAGTGAGGCCACCGAGGGACTTCCCGAGCTCGCCGAGCCGAAGATCATCGACTGGGACGAGTTCCCCCGCACCGGCACCTGGAAGGTCCGGCGGTTCGATCTGCGCCAGCAAGTGCTCGGCTCCCAGGCCACGTACGGCTCCGGCCGCTGGACCTGA
- a CDS encoding nucleotide sugar dehydrogenase yields the protein MKKIVIMGQGYVGLPLAMLAAEAGDTVVGFDVSEERVKRLCAGESFVEDIAPERLASALASGNYRPTTDEKQIGGFDVAVISVPTPLREGAPDLRHIESATDTVGRFLRPGATVVLESTTYPGTTEELVAPILEERSGLTAGEDFQLGYSPERIDPGNRTWTLDRTPKVVSGVNEKSLAAVDDFYGGLIETTVPVGSTRVAELTKLVENTFRHVNIALVNELAIYARELGIDVWEAIDTASTKPFGFMRFTPGPGVGGHCLPVDPVYLSWRVNRALGQRFRFVELANDVNDHMPGYVVQRLISALNERRMSVNGARVLVLGLAYKPDTGDARESPAVRVIEAMLRMGAKVRAVDPHVVEPITIDDRVMRAELVPEEIAQADAVLLITDHSSFDYELVVEHAPYVLDCRRRLPAGPTVEHL from the coding sequence ATGAAGAAGATCGTCATCATGGGCCAGGGCTACGTCGGTCTCCCGCTCGCCATGCTGGCTGCGGAAGCGGGCGACACGGTCGTCGGCTTCGACGTCAGCGAGGAGCGGGTCAAGAGGTTGTGCGCCGGGGAGTCCTTCGTCGAGGACATCGCACCGGAGCGGCTGGCCAGCGCGCTGGCGTCGGGCAACTACCGGCCCACCACCGACGAGAAGCAGATCGGCGGGTTCGACGTCGCGGTCATCAGCGTCCCCACGCCGCTGCGCGAGGGGGCGCCGGACCTCCGGCACATCGAGTCGGCGACGGACACGGTGGGGCGTTTCCTGCGGCCGGGCGCCACCGTCGTGCTGGAGTCCACCACGTACCCGGGGACCACCGAGGAACTGGTCGCCCCCATCCTCGAAGAGCGCTCGGGACTGACCGCGGGCGAGGACTTCCAGCTCGGCTACAGCCCGGAGCGGATCGACCCGGGCAACCGCACCTGGACCCTGGACCGTACGCCCAAGGTCGTCTCCGGAGTGAACGAGAAGTCGCTGGCGGCCGTCGACGACTTCTACGGCGGGCTCATCGAGACCACCGTCCCGGTCGGCTCCACCCGGGTCGCCGAGCTGACCAAGCTGGTGGAGAACACCTTTCGCCACGTCAACATCGCCCTGGTGAACGAACTGGCGATCTACGCGCGGGAACTCGGGATCGACGTGTGGGAGGCCATCGACACGGCCTCGACCAAGCCCTTCGGCTTCATGCGGTTCACCCCGGGGCCCGGAGTCGGCGGGCACTGCCTGCCGGTCGACCCGGTCTATCTGTCCTGGCGGGTGAACAGGGCCCTGGGGCAGCGCTTCCGCTTCGTGGAGCTGGCCAACGACGTCAACGACCACATGCCCGGCTACGTGGTCCAGCGGCTGATCTCCGCGCTCAACGAGCGGCGGATGTCGGTCAACGGCGCCCGCGTCCTGGTGCTGGGACTCGCGTACAAGCCGGACACGGGCGACGCCCGGGAGTCGCCGGCGGTGCGGGTCATCGAGGCCATGCTGCGGATGGGCGCGAAGGTGCGCGCGGTGGATCCGCACGTGGTCGAGCCGATCACCATCGACGACCGGGTGATGCGCGCCGAGCTGGTCCCCGAGGAGATCGCGCAGGCCGACGCCGTGCTGCTGATCACCGATCACTCCTCGTTCGACTACGAACTGGTCGTCGAGCACGCCCCGTACGTCCTGGACTGCCGGCGCCGGCTGCCCGCGGGCCCGACGGTGGAGCACCTGTGA